The Narcine bancroftii isolate sNarBan1 chromosome 6, sNarBan1.hap1, whole genome shotgun sequence genome window below encodes:
- the LOC138737421 gene encoding hairy/enhancer-of-split related with YRPW motif protein 1-like: MKRSVETSSSDSEDQNGNKGSNPENFFQNQARKKRRGMVEKRRRDRINNSLSELRRLIPSASEKQGSTKLEKAEILQMTVDHLKILHTSGGRGYFKTPEFATDYRILGFRECLSEVARYLSMTEGLDHSDPLKTRLVSHLSTCASQREVVTVETNHHHWSAGYHQSALTSLSHFRAEVLADYQLLQF; encoded by the exons ATGAAGAGGTCGGTGGAAACCAGCTCCTCGGACAGTGAAGATCAAAACGG GAACAAGGGGTCCAATCCCGAGAATTTCTTCCAGAACCAGGCACGGAAGAAGAggcgtgga ATGGTCGAGAAACGCCGCAGAGACCGTATTAACAACAGCTTATCGGAACTGCGCCGACTGATTCCCAGCGCGTCCGAGAAACAG GGGTCGACGAAACtggaaaaagctgaaatattgcaaATGACCGTGGATCATTTAAAAATCCTGCACACCAGCGGTGGGAGAG GTTATTTCAAAACACCAGAATTTGCTACTGATTACCGGATCCTGGGATTTCGGGAATGCTTATCTGAAGTTGCCAGATATCTTAGCATGACCGAGGGATTAGATCATTCTGACCCTTTGAAGACTCGCTTGGTGTCACATTTAAGCACATGTGCATCGCAGAGGGAAGTGGTGACAGTTGAGACAAACCATCATCACTGGAGTGCGGGTTATCACCAGTCCGCACTGACCTCCTTGTCGCATTTCAGAGCTGAAGTTCTCGCAG attatcAACttctgcagttttaa